One window from the genome of Musa acuminata AAA Group cultivar baxijiao chromosome BXJ1-4, Cavendish_Baxijiao_AAA, whole genome shotgun sequence encodes:
- the LOC135651742 gene encoding transcription factor MYB30-like, translating into MVRAPCCEKMGLKRGSWTPEEDQILVAYIRQHGHGNWRALPKQAGLLRCGKSCRLRWVNYLRPDIKRGNFTKEEEETIIRLHEDYGNRWSAIATKLPGRTDNEIKNVWHTHLKKLVSPSMPSTPVKKKTKKKSSEPITTMPPDTGSENTGCRFMSVSPEQSPCDFSSCATDSSTESGEISDGGKEGSFCSEKFSEIDESFWLEEWSMDDRAASVSFTGLAIPPSPSIGEQLDLLGASDSGDKDFWLRVFMGAGDLQELSQI; encoded by the exons ATGGTGAGAGCACCTTGCTGCGAGAAGATGGGGCTGAAGAGGGGGTCATGGACTCCGGAGGAGGACCAGATTTTAGTAGCTTACATCCGGCAGCACGGTCATGGGAACTGGCGAGCTCTGCCGAAACAAGCCG GGCTTCTGAGGTGTGGGAAGAGCTGCAGACTCCGGTGGGTGAACTACCTGCGACCTGACATCAAACGAGGCAACTTCaccaaggaagaagaggagacgatCATTAGATTGCATGAGGACTACGGGAACAG ATGGTCTGCGATTGCCACGAAGCTACCTGGCAGAACTGATAACGAGATCAAGAACGTGTGGCACACCCACTTGAAGAAGCTCGTCAGCCCCAGCATGCCATCCACACCAGTAAAGAAGAAGACGAAAAAGAAGTCATCGGAGCCTATTACAACCATGCCACCGGACACAGGCTCGGAGAACACAGGATGCAGATTTATGAGCGTGTCACCAGAACAATCACCTTGCGACTTCTCATCCTGTGCCACAGACTCATCGACGGAGTCGGGAGAGATCAGCGACGGtggcaaagagggaagcttttgCTCGGAGAAATTCTCGGAGATTGATGAAAGCTTTTGGTTGGAGGAGTGGTCGATGGATGACCGTGCGGCTTCCGTGAGCTTTACAGGACTAGCGATCCCTCCTTCGCCCTCCATCGGTGAGCAGTTGGACCTGCTCGGTGCATCTGACAGCGGCGACAAGGATTTTTGGCTGCGGGTGTTCATGGGAGCTGGAGATTTGCAGGAACTGTCACAAATCTAG